One Streptomyces drozdowiczii DNA segment encodes these proteins:
- a CDS encoding sugar ABC transporter ATP-binding protein, which produces MAPPEAVPQPPEPAADVKESSATGTALADEPGAAPAVLEARSVSKRFPGVVALDGVSFSLRAGETHALVGENGAGKSTLIKVLTGVYRPDEGELRLAGEQVSFSRPFEAQEAGISTIYQEVNLVPLMSVARNIFLGREPKNRFGLIDFPRMYREASELLDGFGVRVDPKRPLHTLGIGTQQMVAMARAVSVNAQVVIMDEPTSSLEPREVETLFRVIEDLRGRGIAVLYVSHRMDELYRICERVTVLRDGHHIHTGDLADLDRMQLVSMMLGRDMAEVRREGLTNFDSEGHEAARTPVLTATGLSRDHQLHDISLDLYAGEVMGLGGLLGSGRSETAKAIAGALSLDSGEVSVAGRTLRRLTSAGAIRAGISLLPEDRKAEGIVPGLSVRENIVLAAMPRLSRAGIVSRAKQDRIVDIFMKRLRIKAASPEQKVGELSGGNQQKVLLARWLCLEPKVLLLDEPTRGIDVGAKAEVQSLIDDLAREGLAVLLISSDIEELIEGADRIVVLRGGAVAGELAGDEVAESHLLEVLADHSPAAADKAPAAKEDPR; this is translated from the coding sequence ATGGCACCACCCGAAGCAGTACCGCAGCCGCCGGAGCCGGCCGCCGACGTGAAGGAGAGCAGCGCGACCGGAACGGCCCTCGCGGACGAGCCCGGCGCGGCACCCGCCGTCCTGGAGGCTCGCTCGGTCAGCAAGCGGTTCCCGGGCGTCGTCGCCCTCGACGGCGTCTCCTTCTCCCTGCGCGCCGGCGAGACCCACGCCCTGGTGGGGGAGAACGGAGCCGGCAAGTCCACCCTCATCAAGGTGCTGACGGGCGTCTACCGGCCCGACGAGGGCGAGCTGCGGCTGGCCGGCGAACAGGTCTCCTTCAGCCGGCCCTTCGAGGCGCAGGAAGCGGGCATCTCCACGATCTACCAGGAGGTGAACCTCGTCCCGCTGATGAGCGTGGCGCGCAACATCTTCCTCGGCCGCGAGCCCAAGAACCGCTTCGGCCTGATCGACTTCCCCCGGATGTACCGCGAGGCGAGCGAACTCCTCGACGGCTTCGGCGTCCGCGTCGACCCGAAGCGCCCCCTGCACACCCTGGGCATCGGCACCCAGCAGATGGTCGCCATGGCCCGCGCCGTCTCCGTGAACGCCCAGGTCGTCATCATGGACGAACCCACCTCCTCGCTGGAGCCCCGCGAGGTCGAGACGCTCTTCCGGGTCATCGAGGACCTCCGCGGACGCGGCATCGCCGTCCTCTACGTCAGCCACCGCATGGACGAGCTGTACCGGATCTGCGAGCGGGTCACCGTCCTGCGCGACGGCCACCACATCCACACCGGCGACCTCGCCGACCTCGACCGGATGCAGCTCGTCTCGATGATGCTCGGCCGCGACATGGCCGAGGTGCGCCGCGAAGGGCTGACCAACTTCGACTCCGAGGGCCACGAGGCCGCGCGCACCCCCGTCCTCACCGCCACCGGCCTCTCCCGCGACCACCAGCTGCACGACATCTCCCTCGACCTGTACGCGGGTGAGGTCATGGGCCTCGGCGGACTCCTCGGCTCCGGGCGCAGCGAGACCGCGAAGGCCATCGCCGGTGCGCTCTCCCTGGACTCCGGCGAGGTCAGCGTGGCCGGACGCACCCTGCGCCGCCTCACCTCGGCCGGAGCCATCCGGGCCGGGATCAGCCTGCTGCCCGAGGACCGCAAGGCCGAGGGCATCGTGCCCGGCCTCTCGGTCCGCGAGAACATCGTGCTGGCCGCGATGCCCCGGCTCTCCCGCGCCGGCATCGTCTCCCGCGCCAAGCAGGACCGCATTGTCGACATCTTCATGAAGCGACTCAGGATCAAGGCGGCGAGCCCCGAGCAGAAGGTCGGCGAGCTCTCCGGCGGCAACCAGCAGAAGGTGCTGCTGGCCCGCTGGCTCTGCCTGGAGCCCAAGGTCCTGCTGCTCGACGAACCCACCCGGGGCATCGACGTCGGCGCCAAGGCCGAGGTCCAGAGCCTCATCGACGACCTCGCCCGCGAGGGCCTGGCCGTCCTGCTCATCTCCTCCGACATCGAGGAACTGATCGAGGGCGCCGACCGGATCGTCGTCCTGCGGGGCGGCGCGGTCGCGGGCGAGCTGGCGGGCGACGAGGTGGCGGAGAGCCATCTGCTCGAAGTGCTCGCCGACCACTCACCGGCTGCCGCGGACAAGGCGCCGGCCGCGAAGGAGGACCCCCGATGA
- a CDS encoding AbfB domain-containing protein — MSSALVGVGASPAGAASWSPKTPPMTTPWTNQVPVDKPLPEYPRPQLTRSDWANLNGIWDFAVTGRDAGQPSSWPDQIRVPFVAESALSGIQRRITENDKLWYKRTFTVPSNWNGRRTVLNFGASDWQTTVWVNGTQVGAHKGGYDSFSYDITPQLNGGTNTIVVSVYDPTQTGGQAVGKQRINDVQPHSGGGIFYTAASGIWQTVWLEPVAAAHITRLDMTPNLGDSTLRVKVQADSASGRTARVTVSSGGTVVGTASGTVGSTVSVPVPNTHLWTPDDPFLYDVKAELLDGSAVTDSVGSYTGMRSIAIAKVDNVLRPVLNGKFVFQTGTLDQGYWPDGIYTAPTDAALKSDLQAHKDLGFNMVRKHIKVEPQRWFYWADKLGLLVWQDMPAMDTGKSPSSAARTQWEAEFHAIIDQHRSSPSLVMWVDQNEGWGQYDQARIANEVKAYDPTRLVDNMSGVNCCGSVDGGNGDVVDNHIYVGPGNTAPTATRAAVLGEFGGLGYKVPGHEWFPGGGFSYEDQPSIAALNNRFVGLIDGIRIGQLPAGLSASVYTEITDVENEANGLLTYDRQVVKVDTARVRAANQALINASKNPAPPVTLPTGGYKSLRVTTPGYTNKYLRHQDALAFTEVVDGNSSALLKNDATWKIVPGLANGNCYSFESRNYPGEYLRHRDFRVRREANDGSALYKADATWCAVAGTGGVRLTSANLPGSYLRHIKSEVWLATPGGGHDWDNPATFTEDTTWAVEAPWAP; from the coding sequence GTGTCCTCCGCGCTCGTCGGGGTCGGCGCCTCGCCGGCCGGTGCCGCGTCCTGGTCGCCCAAGACGCCGCCGATGACGACGCCCTGGACCAACCAGGTCCCGGTCGACAAGCCGCTGCCGGAGTATCCGCGCCCGCAGCTGACCCGGTCCGACTGGGCCAACCTCAACGGCATCTGGGACTTCGCGGTGACCGGCCGGGACGCCGGGCAGCCGTCGTCGTGGCCGGACCAGATCCGGGTGCCGTTCGTCGCCGAGTCCGCGCTCTCGGGCATCCAGCGCAGGATCACCGAGAACGACAAGCTCTGGTACAAGCGCACCTTCACCGTGCCGTCGAACTGGAACGGCCGCCGGACCGTGCTCAACTTCGGCGCGTCCGACTGGCAGACCACGGTCTGGGTGAACGGCACCCAGGTGGGCGCGCACAAGGGCGGCTACGACTCGTTCTCGTACGACATCACTCCGCAGCTCAACGGCGGTACGAACACGATCGTGGTGTCCGTCTACGACCCGACGCAGACGGGCGGCCAGGCGGTCGGCAAGCAGCGGATCAATGATGTGCAGCCGCACAGCGGGGGCGGGATCTTCTACACCGCGGCCTCCGGCATCTGGCAGACGGTGTGGCTGGAGCCGGTCGCCGCCGCGCACATCACCCGGCTGGACATGACGCCGAACCTGGGCGACAGCACCCTGCGGGTGAAGGTGCAGGCCGACTCCGCCTCGGGGCGTACGGCCAGGGTCACCGTCTCCAGCGGCGGCACCGTGGTCGGCACGGCCAGCGGTACGGTCGGCTCCACGGTCTCCGTGCCGGTGCCGAACACGCATCTGTGGACTCCGGACGACCCGTTCCTCTACGACGTCAAGGCGGAACTGCTCGACGGTTCGGCGGTGACGGACTCGGTCGGCAGCTACACCGGGATGCGCTCGATCGCGATCGCGAAGGTCGACAACGTCCTGCGGCCGGTCCTGAACGGCAAGTTCGTCTTCCAGACGGGCACCCTGGACCAGGGCTACTGGCCGGACGGCATCTACACCGCGCCGACCGACGCTGCCCTGAAGTCGGACCTCCAGGCCCACAAGGACCTCGGGTTCAACATGGTCCGCAAGCACATCAAGGTCGAACCGCAGCGCTGGTTCTACTGGGCGGACAAGCTGGGGCTCCTGGTCTGGCAGGACATGCCGGCCATGGACACCGGCAAGTCCCCGAGTTCGGCGGCCCGCACCCAGTGGGAGGCCGAGTTCCACGCGATCATCGACCAGCACCGCAGCTCGCCGTCGCTGGTCATGTGGGTGGACCAGAACGAGGGCTGGGGGCAGTACGACCAGGCCAGGATCGCCAACGAGGTCAAGGCGTACGACCCGACCCGGCTGGTCGACAACATGAGCGGGGTCAACTGCTGCGGCTCGGTGGACGGCGGCAACGGCGACGTGGTCGACAACCACATCTACGTCGGCCCCGGCAACACCGCGCCGACCGCGACCCGGGCGGCCGTCCTCGGCGAGTTCGGCGGCCTCGGCTACAAGGTCCCCGGGCACGAGTGGTTCCCCGGCGGCGGCTTCAGTTACGAGGACCAGCCGAGCATCGCCGCGCTGAACAACCGGTTCGTCGGGCTCATCGACGGCATCCGGATCGGCCAGCTCCCGGCGGGCCTCTCCGCCTCGGTCTACACCGAGATCACCGATGTGGAGAACGAGGCCAACGGGCTGCTCACCTACGACCGCCAGGTCGTCAAGGTGGACACGGCCCGGGTGCGGGCCGCGAACCAGGCGCTCATCAACGCCTCGAAGAACCCGGCTCCGCCGGTGACCCTGCCCACCGGGGGCTACAAGTCCCTGCGGGTCACCACGCCCGGCTACACCAACAAGTATCTGCGCCACCAGGACGCGCTCGCCTTCACCGAGGTGGTCGACGGCAACAGCAGCGCGCTGCTGAAGAACGACGCCACCTGGAAGATCGTGCCGGGCCTGGCGAACGGCAACTGCTACTCGTTCGAGTCGCGCAACTACCCGGGCGAGTACCTGCGCCACCGGGACTTCCGGGTCCGCCGCGAGGCGAACGACGGCTCCGCGCTCTACAAGGCCGACGCCACCTGGTGCGCGGTCGCCGGCACCGGCGGGGTGCGGCTGACCAGCGCGAACCTACCGGGCAGCTATCTGCGGCACATCAAGTCGGAGGTGTGGCTCGCCACTCCGGGCGGCGGACACGACTGGGACAACCCGGCCACCTTCACCGAGGACACCACCTGGGCGGTGGAGGCGCCCTGGGCACCCTGA
- a CDS encoding beta-L-arabinofuranosidase domain-containing protein: MPLNRRQLMTTALATVAATTAAGRWSATATAAEHRVRPAHGGHYSPNAAPLHPTAFLKLPPGQVTARGWLAGQLKLQLDGLCGRYEEFSHFLDFSATGWVRPDLGGWEEVPYWLRGYTDLAIVTGDAKALAAVRRWFDAILATQQSDGFFGPKALRTSLNGGPDFWPFLPLVQALRSWQEYTGDTRIIPFLSRFFRYMNTQGPGAFNTSWIALRWGDGLDSVFWLYNRTGDSFLMDLADKIHTYGADWGDNLVNPHNVNIAQGFREPAQYALRSGSAQDTRDTYGTYGKAMDQYGQFPGGGFAGDENARPGHGDPRQGFETCGIVEFMASHQLLTRITGDPLWADRCEELAFNSLPASLDPSGKAIHYITSANSVDLDNVPKSERQFQNGFAMQAFLPGVDQYRCCPHNYGMGWPYFTEELWLATPDGGLAAAMYAACEVRAKVAGGTEVTFTEETDYPFTDTVTLTLKAPKRLAFPLVLRVPAWCDAPEIAVNGRRVAAPAGPAFTRIDRTWADGDRVTLRFPQRTTVRTWADNRNSVSVDRGPLTYSLRIGESYERIGGSDRFPEYAVHATGPWNYGLVLDPKKPAASLRHHSARGVKAGNPFTLDGTPLSITAKARRIPEWTADDEHVVAPLQDSPARSTEPVEEVTLVPMGAARLRITSFPTADPGAEPWLADRWYRIRNRHSGKVLGVDVMSTANSAHVVQFGDTGTDDHDWRLVAEGDGWYRIRNHHSGKVLGVDNMSMDNSAHVVQFDDNGTDDHLWQLVPDGGGWYRIRNRHSGKVLGVDNMSTADSAHVVQYDDNGTDDHLWQLV, encoded by the coding sequence ATGCCCCTGAACCGCAGGCAGCTCATGACCACCGCGCTCGCCACCGTCGCCGCCACCACGGCGGCCGGCCGCTGGTCGGCCACCGCGACCGCCGCCGAGCACCGGGTGCGGCCCGCGCACGGCGGCCACTACTCCCCCAACGCCGCGCCCCTGCACCCCACCGCCTTCCTGAAGCTCCCGCCCGGCCAGGTCACCGCGCGCGGCTGGCTCGCCGGTCAGCTGAAGCTCCAGCTCGACGGGCTCTGCGGCCGGTACGAGGAGTTCTCGCACTTCCTCGACTTCTCGGCCACCGGCTGGGTCCGCCCCGACCTCGGCGGCTGGGAGGAGGTCCCGTACTGGCTGCGCGGCTACACCGACCTGGCGATCGTCACCGGCGACGCGAAGGCCCTCGCGGCGGTGCGCCGCTGGTTCGACGCGATCCTGGCCACCCAGCAGTCCGACGGGTTCTTCGGCCCGAAGGCGCTGCGCACCTCGCTCAACGGCGGCCCGGACTTCTGGCCGTTCCTGCCGCTGGTGCAGGCCCTGCGCTCCTGGCAGGAGTACACCGGGGACACCCGGATCATCCCCTTCCTGAGCCGCTTCTTCCGGTACATGAACACCCAGGGCCCGGGCGCCTTCAACACCAGCTGGATCGCCCTGCGCTGGGGCGACGGCCTGGACAGCGTCTTCTGGCTGTACAACCGGACCGGCGACAGCTTCCTGATGGACCTCGCCGACAAGATCCACACGTACGGTGCCGACTGGGGCGACAACCTGGTCAACCCGCACAACGTGAACATCGCCCAGGGCTTCCGCGAGCCCGCCCAGTACGCGCTGCGCAGCGGCTCGGCGCAGGACACCCGGGACACGTACGGGACGTACGGCAAGGCCATGGACCAGTACGGGCAGTTCCCCGGCGGCGGTTTCGCCGGGGACGAGAACGCGCGGCCCGGGCACGGCGACCCCCGGCAGGGCTTCGAGACCTGCGGGATCGTGGAGTTCATGGCCAGCCACCAGCTGCTGACCCGGATCACCGGCGACCCGCTGTGGGCCGACCGCTGCGAGGAGCTGGCGTTCAACTCGCTGCCCGCCTCGCTCGATCCCTCGGGCAAGGCGATCCACTACATCACCAGCGCCAACAGCGTGGACCTGGACAACGTGCCCAAGTCGGAGCGCCAGTTCCAGAACGGGTTCGCCATGCAGGCGTTCCTGCCGGGCGTCGACCAGTACCGCTGCTGCCCGCACAACTACGGCATGGGCTGGCCGTACTTCACCGAGGAGCTGTGGCTCGCCACCCCCGACGGGGGCCTGGCCGCCGCCATGTACGCCGCCTGCGAGGTGAGGGCCAAGGTCGCCGGCGGCACCGAGGTCACGTTCACCGAGGAGACGGACTACCCCTTCACGGACACCGTCACCCTCACCCTGAAGGCCCCCAAGCGGCTGGCCTTCCCGCTGGTGCTGCGCGTCCCGGCCTGGTGCGACGCCCCCGAGATCGCGGTGAACGGGCGGCGCGTGGCCGCCCCGGCCGGCCCCGCCTTCACCCGGATCGACCGCACCTGGGCCGACGGGGACCGGGTCACCCTGCGCTTCCCGCAGCGCACCACCGTACGCACCTGGGCGGACAACCGGAACTCCGTCAGCGTGGACCGCGGCCCGCTCACGTACTCGCTGCGCATCGGTGAGTCGTACGAGCGCATCGGCGGCAGCGACCGGTTCCCCGAGTACGCGGTCCACGCGACCGGCCCGTGGAACTACGGGCTCGTCCTGGACCCGAAGAAGCCCGCCGCCTCCCTGCGCCACCACAGCGCCCGCGGGGTGAAGGCCGGCAACCCCTTCACGCTCGACGGCACCCCGCTGTCCATCACCGCGAAGGCGCGCCGCATCCCTGAGTGGACGGCCGACGACGAGCACGTCGTGGCCCCGCTCCAGGACTCGCCGGCCCGCAGCACCGAGCCGGTGGAGGAGGTCACCCTCGTGCCGATGGGGGCGGCCCGGCTGCGCATCACCTCGTTCCCGACCGCGGACCCGGGCGCGGAACCGTGGCTCGCGGACCGCTGGTACCGCATCCGCAACCGCCACTCGGGCAAGGTCCTGGGCGTCGACGTCATGTCCACCGCCAACAGCGCGCACGTCGTGCAGTTCGGGGACACGGGGACCGACGACCACGACTGGCGGCTGGTCGCGGAGGGCGACGGCTGGTACCGCATCCGCAACCACCACTCGGGCAAGGTCCTCGGCGTCGACAACATGTCGATGGACAACAGCGCCCATGTCGTCCAGTTCGACGACAACGGCACCGACGACCACCTCTGGCAGCTCGTCCCGGACGGCGGCGGCTGGTACCGCATCCGCAACCGCCACTCCGGCAAGGTCCTCGGCGTCGACAACATGTCCACGGCCGACAGCGCCCATGTCGTGCAGTACGACGACAACGGCACCGACGACCACCTCTGGCAGCTCGTCTGA
- a CDS encoding NADH:flavin oxidoreductase/NADH oxidase, translated as MSALFEPYTLRSLVVPNRVWMAPMCQYSAAVEGPETGVPNDWHFAHLAARATGGTGLILTEATAVSPEGRISPADLGIWNDTQAEAFRRITEFVKAHGSVVGIQLAHAGRKASTAAPWTGGRPVGPEAHGWTPVAPSPLPFDEGYPVPHELTADEIAGVVDDFRQAARRALDAGFQVAEVHGAHGYLIGQFLSPHSNHRTDEYGGSFENRVRLAIEVVDAVREVWPEELPVFFRVSATDWLTENPEDEREGWTADETVRLAALLREHGVDLLDVSSGGNAPRARIAIGPGYQVPFAERVKRETSLPVAAVGLITDPQHAEKILTEGRADAVLLGRELLRNPSWAREAARALNGTVHAPTPYGYAI; from the coding sequence GTGAGTGCCCTCTTCGAGCCCTACACCCTCAGGTCGCTTGTCGTGCCCAACCGGGTGTGGATGGCGCCCATGTGCCAGTACAGCGCCGCGGTGGAGGGCCCGGAGACGGGCGTGCCGAACGACTGGCACTTCGCCCACCTCGCCGCCCGCGCCACCGGCGGCACCGGCCTCATCCTCACCGAGGCCACGGCCGTCAGCCCCGAGGGCCGCATCAGCCCGGCCGACCTCGGCATCTGGAACGACACCCAGGCCGAGGCGTTCCGCCGGATCACCGAGTTCGTCAAGGCGCACGGCTCGGTGGTGGGCATCCAGCTCGCCCACGCCGGGCGCAAGGCGTCGACCGCCGCGCCCTGGACCGGCGGCCGGCCCGTCGGCCCCGAGGCGCACGGCTGGACCCCGGTCGCCCCCAGCCCGCTGCCCTTCGACGAGGGCTACCCGGTCCCGCACGAGCTGACCGCCGACGAGATCGCGGGCGTCGTGGACGACTTCCGGCAGGCCGCCCGCCGCGCCCTCGACGCGGGCTTCCAGGTCGCCGAGGTGCACGGCGCCCACGGCTACCTGATCGGCCAGTTCCTCTCCCCGCACAGCAACCACCGCACCGACGAGTACGGCGGCAGCTTCGAGAACCGCGTGCGCCTCGCCATCGAGGTGGTCGACGCCGTGCGCGAGGTGTGGCCCGAGGAACTGCCGGTCTTCTTCCGCGTCTCCGCCACGGACTGGCTCACGGAGAACCCCGAGGACGAGCGGGAGGGCTGGACGGCCGACGAGACCGTGCGGCTTGCGGCGCTGCTGCGGGAGCACGGAGTGGACCTGCTCGACGTCTCCTCCGGCGGCAACGCGCCCCGCGCCCGCATCGCCATCGGCCCCGGCTACCAGGTGCCCTTCGCCGAGCGTGTGAAGCGGGAGACCTCGCTGCCCGTGGCCGCGGTCGGCCTCATCACGGACCCGCAGCACGCCGAGAAGATCCTCACCGAGGGCCGCGCGGACGCCGTCCTCCTCGGGCGCGAACTGCTGCGCAACCCCTCGTGGGCCCGGGAGGCCGCCCGCGCGCTGAACGGCACCGTGCACGCCCCCACCCCGTACGGCTACGCCATCTGA
- a CDS encoding phytanoyl-CoA dioxygenase family protein encodes MTEAATTTAPFPPAEDAVRDLYGPGITACRGAFTPEWADRMREDIDAAFAEARGREGGAVGRGPHRYYVEIHPEQLRGFVDLVDHPWVRAVSEAVLGPDYRIVELGFDVPLAGAVNQPWHRDFPMPEETRRDRRLTSLAFNLTAVDTREDMGPFEIAPGTQWDDGARFGHAMFPRREDYPRYAALAERKYPQRGDISARSALTIHRGTANRSQDPRPVLVLGVDAPGAGNDGHHDMAVTRGFWESLPERVRAHLVCPVVDELAPIVQKHTIEGLVMGDA; translated from the coding sequence ATGACTGAGGCCGCCACCACCACCGCCCCCTTCCCGCCCGCCGAGGACGCGGTGCGCGACCTGTACGGTCCGGGGATCACCGCCTGCCGCGGGGCGTTCACCCCGGAGTGGGCGGACCGGATGCGCGAGGACATCGACGCGGCGTTCGCCGAGGCGCGCGGCCGGGAGGGCGGCGCGGTCGGCCGCGGCCCGCACCGCTACTACGTGGAGATCCACCCCGAGCAGCTGCGGGGCTTCGTGGACCTGGTCGACCACCCCTGGGTGCGCGCGGTGAGCGAGGCGGTCCTCGGCCCCGACTACCGGATCGTGGAGCTGGGCTTCGACGTGCCGCTGGCCGGGGCGGTGAACCAGCCCTGGCACCGCGACTTCCCGATGCCGGAGGAGACCCGCCGCGACCGCCGGCTCACCTCGCTGGCGTTCAACCTCACGGCCGTCGACACCCGGGAGGACATGGGCCCGTTCGAGATCGCGCCCGGCACCCAGTGGGACGACGGCGCCCGCTTCGGACACGCGATGTTCCCGCGCCGCGAGGACTACCCGCGCTACGCGGCCCTGGCCGAGCGCAAGTACCCGCAGCGGGGCGACATCTCGGCCCGGTCGGCCCTGACCATCCACCGGGGCACGGCCAACCGGTCGCAGGACCCGCGCCCGGTCCTGGTGCTCGGGGTGGACGCCCCGGGGGCGGGGAACGACGGCCACCACGACATGGCGGTCACCCGGGGCTTCTGGGAGTCGCTGCCCGAGCGGGTCCGGGCACACCTGGTCTGCCCGGTGGTCGATGAACTCGCGCCCATCGTGCAGAAGCACACCATCGAGGGCCTGGTGATGGGCGACGCCTGA
- a CDS encoding DUF1876 domain-containing protein, with protein sequence MTRTAVGWHIELEFEEDTHRTRAAALVRLSDGQEVRAHGYASRHPSDAEQPRVGEEIAGARALNELAMKLLTKAHDEIDEAAGRSSYPLKPR encoded by the coding sequence ATGACCCGAACCGCTGTCGGTTGGCACATCGAGCTGGAATTCGAGGAGGACACCCACCGCACCCGCGCGGCCGCCCTGGTGCGGCTCTCCGACGGACAGGAGGTGCGCGCCCACGGCTACGCCAGCCGCCACCCCTCCGACGCCGAGCAGCCCCGGGTGGGGGAGGAGATCGCCGGAGCCCGCGCGCTCAACGAACTGGCGATGAAGCTCCTGACCAAGGCCCACGACGAGATAGACGAGGCGGCCGGCCGCAGCTCGTACCCGCTGAAACCCCGCTGA
- a CDS encoding ABC transporter substrate-binding protein gives MMIQRRSRTLAVACVLAATATLAVSGCSKSEGSDNNASSDSSQAAQAAKTPESSSGSGCSLQSYGAPKLDLKNAVVGFSQSEKEANPFRIAETQSIKDEAKKIGVKKLLTTNAQSQLSKQISDIQDMLAQGAQFLIVAPLNSDGLEPALKAAAAKKVPVLTVDRKLNATACKDYVAFLGSDFVEQGKRAADAMIKATGGKGKVAILLGSSGNNVTTDRTKGFVDQLKAKAPDMEIVAQQTGEFARDKGQQVTEQLIQSKPGITAIYAENDEMGLGAVTAVKAAGKKPGKDIKIVSVDGTRNAVQAIVNGEYNAVIESNPRFGPLAFATAQKFYGGEEIPENVIISDRSYDEANAKSTVGNAF, from the coding sequence ATGATGATCCAGCGTCGATCCCGTACCCTCGCCGTGGCCTGCGTCCTCGCCGCCACCGCCACGCTGGCCGTTTCCGGCTGCTCCAAGTCGGAGGGCTCGGACAACAACGCGAGCAGCGACAGCAGCCAGGCAGCGCAGGCGGCCAAGACCCCCGAGTCCTCGTCCGGTTCGGGCTGCTCGCTCCAGAGCTACGGCGCCCCGAAGCTCGACCTGAAGAACGCGGTCGTCGGCTTCTCCCAGTCGGAGAAGGAGGCCAACCCGTTCCGTATCGCCGAGACCCAGTCCATCAAGGACGAGGCGAAGAAGATCGGCGTCAAGAAGCTGCTCACCACCAACGCCCAGTCGCAGCTGTCCAAGCAGATCAGCGACATCCAGGACATGCTCGCCCAGGGAGCCCAGTTCCTCATCGTCGCCCCGCTGAACTCGGACGGCCTGGAGCCGGCCCTCAAGGCCGCCGCCGCCAAGAAGGTCCCGGTCCTCACCGTCGACCGCAAGCTCAACGCCACCGCCTGCAAGGACTACGTGGCCTTCCTGGGCTCCGACTTCGTGGAGCAGGGCAAGCGCGCCGCCGACGCGATGATCAAGGCGACCGGCGGCAAGGGCAAGGTCGCCATCCTCCTCGGTTCGTCGGGCAACAACGTCACCACCGACCGCACCAAGGGCTTCGTGGACCAGCTCAAGGCCAAGGCCCCCGACATGGAGATCGTCGCCCAGCAGACCGGTGAGTTCGCCCGCGACAAGGGCCAGCAGGTCACCGAGCAGCTGATCCAGTCCAAGCCCGGTATCACCGCCATCTACGCGGAGAACGACGAGATGGGCCTCGGCGCCGTCACCGCGGTGAAGGCCGCCGGCAAGAAGCCCGGCAAGGACATCAAGATCGTCTCCGTCGACGGCACCCGCAACGCCGTCCAGGCCATCGTCAACGGCGAGTACAACGCCGTCATCGAGTCCAACCCGCGCTTCGGCCCGCTGGCCTTCGCGACCGCCCAGAAGTTCTACGGCGGCGAGGAGATCCCCGAGAACGTCATCATCAGCGACCGCTCGTACGACGAGGCCAACGCCAAGTCCACGGTCGGCAACGCGTTCTGA
- a CDS encoding LacI family DNA-binding transcriptional regulator: MAARLKDVAALAGVSVRTVSNVVSNAAAVAPDTRARVLAAVEELGYRPNLAARNLRQGRTGIVGVAVPEIHSPYFGALTGLLIDAAQERGWTVLVERTGGRADLERRLLDGSAGHQVDGMIISPWSTPPAELASLAGGLPLVVLGELDPHGSIDHVALDNVAAARDAARHLVATGRRRVAAIGLQSALGHGTAELRAEGFRLGLAEAGLSPVAEVEVADLHRAEGSRALRELLDLPERPDAVFCFSDELALGALRAAGELGVRVPGELALAGFDDIEDGRFATPSLTTVSPDLAQLAERAVQCLSERVLGRLSGLAARRIVVPHRLLVRESSGA, from the coding sequence GTGGCAGCGAGACTCAAGGACGTGGCCGCGCTCGCCGGGGTGTCCGTCAGGACCGTCTCCAATGTGGTGAGCAACGCGGCGGCCGTCGCCCCCGACACCCGGGCCCGGGTGCTCGCCGCGGTGGAGGAGCTGGGCTACCGGCCCAACCTCGCCGCCCGCAACCTCCGGCAGGGCCGCACGGGGATCGTCGGGGTGGCCGTCCCTGAGATCCACTCCCCCTACTTCGGCGCGCTCACGGGCCTCCTCATCGACGCGGCCCAGGAGCGCGGCTGGACGGTGCTGGTGGAGCGCACGGGGGGCCGGGCCGACCTGGAGCGGCGGCTGCTGGACGGCTCCGCGGGGCACCAGGTGGACGGGATGATCATCAGCCCCTGGTCCACTCCCCCCGCCGAACTGGCCTCGCTCGCGGGCGGGCTGCCGCTCGTCGTCCTCGGCGAACTCGATCCGCACGGGTCCATCGACCATGTGGCGCTGGACAACGTGGCGGCGGCCCGGGACGCGGCCCGGCATCTGGTGGCGACGGGCCGCCGGCGGGTCGCCGCGATCGGGCTCCAGTCCGCGCTGGGGCACGGCACGGCCGAGCTGCGGGCGGAGGGCTTCCGGCTGGGGCTCGCGGAGGCGGGGCTGAGCCCGGTCGCCGAGGTGGAGGTGGCGGACCTGCACCGGGCGGAGGGTTCGCGGGCGCTGCGCGAGCTGCTGGATCTGCCGGAGCGGCCGGACGCGGTGTTCTGCTTCAGCGACGAACTGGCCCTGGGGGCGCTGCGGGCCGCCGGTGAGCTGGGGGTGCGGGTGCCCGGGGAGCTGGCGCTGGCGGGCTTCGACGACATCGAGGACGGGCGGTTCGCCACGCCTTCGCTGACCACGGTCTCGCCCGACCTGGCGCAGCTCGCCGAGCGGGCCGTGCAGTGTCTGAGCGAGCGCGTCCTCGGGCGGCTCTCGGGGCTGGCGGCGCGCCGGATCGTGGTGCCGCACCGGCTCCTTGTGCGGGAGAGCAGCGGGGCGTAA